The following proteins are co-located in the Flammeovirga kamogawensis genome:
- a CDS encoding glycoside hydrolase family 73 protein, translating to MKIRLFLLLTILLFNLSSCFSFIKPAEDRVTAYIEKYGYYAVQTMKKYQVPASITIAQGILESGFGEGELAKKSNNHFGIKCHSQWKGETITHDDDADAECFRVYSSVLDSYFDHGEFLSARKWYESLFELPINDYEAWAKGLSECGYATDPEYSKKIIDLIEKYKLYQLDEM from the coding sequence ATGAAAATTAGATTATTCCTTTTATTAACGATTTTACTGTTTAACCTTTCATCTTGTTTTTCTTTTATTAAACCCGCAGAAGATAGAGTTACAGCATATATTGAAAAATATGGATATTATGCTGTACAAACTATGAAAAAGTACCAAGTACCCGCTAGTATAACAATTGCTCAAGGTATTTTGGAATCTGGGTTTGGAGAAGGAGAATTAGCAAAGAAATCAAATAACCATTTTGGTATTAAATGCCACTCTCAATGGAAAGGAGAGACAATTACTCATGATGATGATGCAGATGCAGAATGTTTTCGAGTTTATAGTTCAGTTTTAGATTCCTATTTTGATCATGGAGAATTCTTATCAGCTAGAAAGTGGTATGAATCTCTTTTTGAGCTTCCAATTAATGATTATGAAGCTTGGGCTAAAGGATTATCTGAATGTGGTTATGCAACTGACCCAGAATACAGTAAAAAAATTATTGATTTAATTGAGAAATATAAATTGTATCAATTAGATGAAATGTAA
- a CDS encoding S46 family peptidase — protein sequence MKKFLHIVLISFVLTPFSVFAHEGMWLPSLLQQLNEEDMQANGFKLTAEDIYSVNKSSMKDAVVWFGRGCTGEVVSDKGLILTNHHCGYGQIQSHSTVENDLLTNGFAAQSFGEELKSNGLTVSFVVRIEDVSKAILDGVTNDLKEEERQKIIKNNITKVGDNAVKNTHYEYIIKPFFYGNEYYMFVMETFTDIRLVFAPPSSIGKFGGDTDNWMWPRHTGDFSIFRIYADKDGKPAEYSEDNIPYKPKYHFPITLNGVKPNDFTMVYGFPGRTKQYLPSEGIEYTVDKSNPIKIAMREKTIAIYDKNMAADDNVRIKYSAKKARVANAYKKWIGESKGLKRLDAIDKKVEQEKMFAEAVKDKPEYASLLSDFKQEFKEMEKYQLARDLYVEELYYGPEILRFALGFEKLSKVKAGSPETIQIIAKLKNSVNSFFKNYDKATDKEVFISASTLYSDAIDSSFLPSAFSKAKDKGDFNKLASTVYKKSIFCNQEKLDALLNGPEDAIYNKIVKDPAFVIAKEIYDTFTIKVKPEYSKLSESIDLSMRTYVKALQEVFPNREYVANVKGASKQYWSDANSTLRVTYGKIEGSEPRDGVDFKYYTTLEGVMEKRLVDVPKTHEFYVPKKLIDLYKNKDYGQYAEDGKMVVCITGSNHTTGGNSGSPVINAEGQLIGINFDRTWESTMSDLMFDPVKCRNIIVDIRYVLFVVDKYGECSRLIDEMTIVKN from the coding sequence ATGAAAAAATTCTTACACATCGTTTTAATTTCATTTGTGCTTACACCATTTTCGGTATTTGCACATGAAGGAATGTGGCTTCCTTCCCTTCTTCAACAGTTAAATGAAGAAGATATGCAGGCAAATGGTTTTAAGCTAACAGCTGAAGACATTTATTCTGTCAATAAATCTAGTATGAAAGACGCAGTTGTATGGTTTGGTAGAGGCTGTACAGGTGAAGTTGTTTCTGATAAAGGTTTAATTCTTACTAATCACCATTGTGGATACGGACAAATACAATCTCACTCAACAGTTGAAAATGATCTTTTGACCAATGGGTTTGCAGCTCAATCTTTTGGAGAAGAACTTAAAAGTAATGGCTTAACAGTTAGTTTTGTTGTTCGTATTGAAGATGTTTCTAAAGCAATTCTTGATGGTGTAACGAATGACCTAAAAGAAGAAGAACGTCAGAAAATAATCAAAAATAACATTACTAAAGTAGGTGATAATGCTGTAAAAAATACTCATTACGAGTATATCATTAAACCATTCTTTTATGGTAATGAATACTATATGTTTGTAATGGAAACATTTACAGATATAAGGTTAGTATTCGCCCCACCTTCATCAATAGGTAAATTTGGTGGTGATACTGACAACTGGATGTGGCCAAGACATACTGGCGACTTTTCAATTTTTAGAATATACGCTGATAAAGATGGGAAACCTGCAGAATACTCAGAAGATAATATCCCTTACAAACCTAAGTACCATTTCCCTATCACTTTAAATGGTGTAAAACCTAATGATTTTACAATGGTTTATGGTTTCCCAGGTAGAACAAAACAATATTTACCATCGGAAGGTATTGAATATACTGTTGACAAATCTAATCCTATCAAAATTGCAATGCGCGAAAAGACAATTGCAATCTATGATAAAAATATGGCGGCCGATGATAATGTACGTATTAAATACTCTGCTAAAAAAGCTAGAGTTGCCAATGCATATAAAAAGTGGATTGGTGAAAGTAAAGGTTTAAAACGTCTTGATGCAATTGATAAGAAAGTAGAACAAGAAAAAATGTTTGCTGAAGCTGTAAAGGACAAACCTGAATATGCTTCTTTACTTTCTGATTTTAAACAAGAGTTTAAAGAAATGGAAAAGTATCAGTTAGCAAGAGATCTTTATGTTGAAGAATTATATTACGGCCCGGAAATATTACGATTTGCTTTAGGGTTTGAAAAATTGAGCAAGGTAAAAGCGGGTAGTCCTGAAACAATTCAAATTATTGCAAAACTGAAAAACTCTGTAAATAGTTTCTTCAAAAATTATGATAAAGCAACAGACAAAGAAGTCTTTATTTCTGCATCAACTTTATATTCAGATGCTATTGATTCTAGCTTCTTACCTTCCGCTTTTTCAAAAGCAAAAGATAAAGGAGATTTCAATAAATTAGCATCTACAGTATATAAAAAGAGTATTTTCTGTAATCAAGAAAAGCTAGATGCACTATTAAATGGACCAGAAGATGCTATTTATAATAAAATAGTAAAAGACCCTGCCTTTGTTATTGCAAAAGAGATATACGATACCTTTACTATAAAAGTAAAACCTGAGTATAGTAAATTATCAGAAAGTATCGATTTATCTATGCGTACATACGTGAAAGCATTACAAGAAGTATTTCCGAATAGAGAATATGTTGCTAATGTAAAAGGTGCAAGTAAGCAATATTGGTCTGATGCCAATAGTACTCTTCGTGTGACTTATGGAAAAATTGAAGGATCTGAACCAAGAGATGGAGTAGATTTTAAATATTATACGACTCTTGAAGGTGTTATGGAAAAACGATTAGTTGACGTTCCTAAAACACACGAGTTTTATGTTCCAAAGAAACTTATTGACCTCTATAAAAATAAAGATTACGGTCAATATGCAGAAGATGGCAAAATGGTAGTTTGTATAACAGGTTCTAATCATACAACTGGAGGTAATTCTGGATCACCTGTAATCAATGCAGAAGGGCAGCTTATAGGTATTAATTTTGACAGAACTTGGGAGTCTACAATGTCAGATTTAATGTTTGACCCTGTAAAATGTAGAAATATTATTGTTGATATCCGTTATGTTTTATTTGTTGTAGATAAATACGGTGAATGCAGTAGATTGATTGACGAAATGACTATAGTGAAAAACTAG
- the lepB gene encoding signal peptidase I: MSKKDKKLKSGSKEWTDALIFAIIAATLIRWAAFEAFTIPTSSMEKSLLVGDYLFVSKVHYGPRTPKTILQLPLTHQTIWGTQIPSFLDWIQLKSHRIPGFTSVKNNDVVVFNYPAEKGFPSDMKLNYIKRCIAIAGDTLQIKDQDVFINGKRVETPTESQTQYTIVSKTQIGKRTLEKYNVYAYDYNNIAHYRLNMVPGPEGKFTYTAMLPKHSADDLRKLDFIESVDKIYAREDNDVFPQKASNNWSIDNFGPLYIPKEGDVVKITADNWSQYKAITEEYEVDYNDGKIGSFRDGKFYLGDEVQESYTVKQNYYFMMGDNRHNSLDSRYWGYVPFDHVIGKAVMVWMSKDNNPDAENSIRYDRIGLLIGSDTQIPTWIKIVIGITLLAFFGYFSFVKKKDEGNNQIK, from the coding sequence ATGAGTAAAAAAGATAAGAAACTAAAATCAGGTAGTAAAGAATGGACTGACGCTCTCATATTTGCAATTATTGCTGCAACATTAATTCGTTGGGCTGCATTTGAGGCATTTACAATCCCTACTTCATCTATGGAAAAATCGCTATTGGTTGGCGATTACCTTTTTGTTAGTAAAGTTCATTACGGACCTCGTACACCAAAAACAATTTTGCAGTTACCATTAACGCATCAAACTATTTGGGGTACACAAATACCATCATTCTTAGATTGGATTCAACTAAAATCACATAGAATTCCTGGTTTTACATCTGTAAAAAATAATGATGTTGTTGTTTTTAATTATCCTGCTGAAAAAGGCTTTCCTTCGGATATGAAACTCAACTATATTAAGCGTTGTATTGCTATTGCAGGTGATACGCTACAGATTAAAGACCAAGATGTTTTTATCAATGGTAAAAGAGTTGAAACTCCAACAGAGAGCCAAACACAATATACTATTGTATCTAAAACTCAAATTGGTAAAAGAACTTTAGAGAAATACAATGTTTATGCATATGACTATAATAATATAGCTCATTACAGATTAAATATGGTTCCAGGGCCAGAAGGAAAATTTACTTACACTGCTATGTTGCCTAAACATAGTGCTGATGATTTAAGAAAATTAGACTTTATCGAATCTGTTGATAAAATATATGCTAGAGAAGATAATGATGTCTTCCCACAAAAAGCAAGTAATAATTGGTCTATTGATAACTTCGGACCTCTTTATATTCCTAAAGAAGGTGATGTAGTAAAAATCACGGCAGACAACTGGTCGCAATACAAAGCCATTACCGAAGAGTATGAAGTAGATTATAATGACGGTAAAATCGGATCATTCAGAGATGGTAAATTCTATTTAGGTGACGAAGTACAAGAGTCGTATACTGTAAAACAGAATTACTACTTTATGATGGGAGATAATCGTCATAATTCATTAGATTCAAGATATTGGGGATATGTTCCATTCGACCACGTAATAGGCAAAGCTGTTATGGTCTGGATGTCTAAAGACAACAATCCTGATGCTGAAAATAGTATTAGATACGACCGTATCGGACTTCTTATTGGTAGCGACACACAAATTCCTACTTGGATTAAAATCGTTATTGGCATCACACTACTAGCATTCTTTGGTTATTTTAGCTTCGTTAAAAAGAAAGACGAGGGCAATAATCAGATTAAATAA
- the dapB gene encoding 4-hydroxy-tetrahydrodipicolinate reductase produces the protein MNFLLIGYGKMGQTIEGILKERGHNVVGIIDKDNRSDLDTIDPSTVDVAIEFTQPSSAYDNIKTCLDKGIRIVSGTTGWLDKKDIIEASTQDNNTAFFYASNYSLGVNIFFELNKKLAKMMSAFNAEYKSSMVEIHHTQKLDAPSGTAITLAEGVIENFEGVDKWTLQGEDKAVDNGIEIEAVREPDVPGTHEISYTSEIDRIDIKHTAFTRKGFALGAVLAGEWLHKKEGIFGMQDMLSL, from the coding sequence ATGAATTTTTTATTAATTGGCTACGGTAAAATGGGGCAAACCATTGAAGGTATTTTAAAAGAAAGAGGACACAATGTTGTTGGAATTATTGATAAAGACAACCGTTCTGATTTAGATACTATTGATCCGTCTACAGTTGATGTTGCTATTGAATTTACTCAACCAAGTTCTGCATATGATAATATCAAAACATGTTTAGATAAAGGTATTCGTATTGTTTCAGGAACTACAGGTTGGTTAGATAAAAAAGATATAATTGAAGCTTCTACTCAAGATAATAATACAGCATTCTTTTATGCATCAAATTATAGTTTAGGTGTTAATATCTTTTTTGAATTAAATAAGAAATTAGCAAAAATGATGAGTGCTTTTAATGCGGAGTATAAATCATCTATGGTTGAAATTCATCATACTCAAAAATTAGATGCTCCTTCTGGAACAGCCATAACTTTAGCTGAAGGAGTTATTGAAAATTTTGAAGGAGTTGATAAATGGACTTTACAAGGCGAAGATAAAGCTGTTGATAATGGTATAGAGATAGAAGCTGTTAGAGAACCAGATGTACCTGGTACTCATGAAATATCTTATACTTCTGAAATTGATAGAATAGATATTAAACACACTGCTTTTACAAGAAAAGGTTTTGCTTTAGGAGCTGTACTTGCAGGTGAATGGCTACATAAAAAAGAAGGTATTTTTGGCATGCAAGATATGCTATCTTTGTAA
- a CDS encoding DUF5683 domain-containing protein, with product MLRLRNHIFYLFTLVFCFSFFNGITSFAQTEPIPDTTGSEEISEAERNKRSMDSLTTIKAIPNHIDQKEKKRKQRLQYQNLTEPTKASFYSIVIPGLGQIHNNKVWKVPILYGGFAVFGYFIKFNHSNYIQSSHWLAYKADADPTNDDLIPEIYRNLTVENLRNRSDNFRRDRDFMIIVTCMWYMLGALDAAVDQHLKYYDISDDLSFKVSPSAIPDPLTGLPAVGMTLSLKLNSK from the coding sequence ATGCTGCGTTTACGCAATCATATATTTTATCTATTCACTCTTGTTTTTTGCTTTTCTTTTTTCAACGGAATTACTTCATTTGCTCAAACAGAGCCTATACCAGACACAACTGGAAGTGAAGAAATTTCTGAAGCTGAAAGAAACAAAAGATCAATGGATTCGCTTACAACAATAAAAGCGATACCTAACCATATTGATCAAAAAGAAAAAAAGCGAAAACAAAGATTACAATATCAAAACTTAACAGAACCTACCAAGGCTTCTTTTTATTCTATTGTTATTCCTGGTTTAGGTCAGATTCATAATAATAAAGTATGGAAAGTGCCAATTCTTTATGGTGGTTTTGCTGTGTTTGGCTACTTTATAAAATTTAATCATTCAAATTATATACAAAGTAGTCATTGGTTAGCCTACAAAGCAGATGCTGATCCAACAAATGATGATCTAATTCCTGAGATTTATAGAAACCTAACGGTAGAAAATCTTAGAAATAGAAGTGACAACTTCAGACGTGATAGAGACTTTATGATAATTGTTACTTGTATGTGGTATATGTTAGGAGCCTTAGATGCTGCTGTAGACCAACATTTAAAGTATTATGACATTAGCGATGACCTATCTTTTAAAGTATCACCCTCAGCAATTCCAGATCCTTTAACGGGTTTACCTGCTGTTGGTATGACACTCTCATTAAAATTAAACTCTAAATAA
- a CDS encoding ParB/RepB/Spo0J family partition protein, translated as MPDNSEKKTLKRRNALGKGLGALLGDSKKTETAPTSEPVDAVNVNIVEKLDEISIDHIERNPFQPRLEFKDEALKELADSIRVQGIIQPITVRRLTENQFQIISGERRWRASKMAGLEKIPAYIRGANDAQMLEMALIENIQREDLNPIEVAISYQRLIAECDLKQEELGDRVGKKRSTVANYLRLLKLPPEIQTGLRNGMISMGHARALVNVNSIEVQLALFDTIVKDELSVRKTENLVRDIIQGKDPLTTKSKNKNEPLDFEFSRLQRDLSSHFGTQIKIKNSDEGKGEIKIPYQSVEDLNRILDILKTH; from the coding sequence ATGCCTGATAATTCAGAAAAGAAAACATTAAAAAGAAGGAATGCACTTGGTAAAGGTTTAGGAGCTTTACTTGGTGATTCTAAAAAAACAGAAACAGCACCTACATCAGAACCTGTAGACGCTGTTAATGTAAATATTGTAGAAAAATTAGATGAGATTTCTATTGATCATATCGAAAGAAATCCTTTTCAACCTCGCCTCGAATTTAAAGACGAAGCATTAAAAGAACTTGCTGATTCAATTCGTGTTCAAGGTATCATTCAACCCATTACTGTACGTCGATTAACAGAAAACCAATTTCAAATAATTTCTGGAGAAAGGCGTTGGAGAGCATCTAAAATGGCGGGGTTAGAAAAAATCCCAGCATATATTAGAGGAGCTAACGATGCTCAAATGCTAGAAATGGCATTAATTGAAAATATTCAAAGAGAAGATCTTAATCCTATAGAAGTAGCAATATCATACCAAAGGCTTATTGCTGAATGTGATTTAAAGCAAGAAGAATTAGGTGATAGAGTTGGTAAAAAAAGATCTACAGTAGCAAACTATTTACGTTTACTAAAATTACCTCCTGAAATCCAAACAGGATTACGAAATGGCATGATATCAATGGGACATGCTCGTGCACTTGTTAATGTAAATAGTATTGAGGTACAATTGGCACTTTTTGATACAATTGTAAAAGATGAATTATCGGTTCGTAAAACCGAAAATTTAGTACGCGATATTATTCAAGGAAAAGATCCTTTAACAACTAAGTCTAAAAATAAAAACGAACCTTTAGATTTCGAATTTAGTAGACTACAAAGAGATTTATCATCGCATTTTGGAACTCAGATTAAAATTAAAAATTCTGACGAAGGAAAAGGTGAAATTAAAATCCCTTATCAATCTGTTGAAGATCTTAACCGAATTTTAGACATTCTAAAAACTCACTGA
- a CDS encoding ParA family protein yields the protein MGKIIAVANQKGGVGKTTTAVNLAASFAAMEYNALLVDADPQANSTSGLNLDPKEERKSIYNCMVEDINVEDIIVNSDFDYLDIIPSHIDLVGAEIEMIDIEDREMRMLRALEQIKDKYDFIIVDCSPSLGLITVNALTAADSVIVPVQCEFYALEGLDKLLNTVKLIQSRLNPNLLIEGILMTMYDTRLRLSNQVVEEVKKHLGDLVFDVIIPRNIKLSEAPSFGVPVIAHDAVSKGAVCYLNLAQEILTKNKMTAKA from the coding sequence ATGGGTAAGATAATCGCAGTAGCCAACCAAAAAGGCGGCGTTGGCAAGACCACAACTGCTGTAAACTTAGCAGCTAGTTTTGCTGCCATGGAGTATAATGCATTACTAGTTGATGCCGATCCTCAAGCAAATTCGACTTCTGGATTAAACCTTGATCCTAAAGAAGAACGAAAAAGCATTTATAACTGCATGGTGGAAGACATCAATGTAGAAGATATAATCGTAAACTCTGATTTTGATTATTTAGATATCATTCCTTCACACATCGACTTAGTTGGTGCTGAAATTGAAATGATTGATATTGAAGACAGAGAAATGCGTATGCTAAGAGCATTAGAACAAATTAAAGATAAATACGATTTTATTATCGTAGACTGTTCTCCTTCTCTTGGTTTAATTACAGTAAATGCCTTAACAGCTGCAGATTCTGTCATTGTACCTGTACAATGTGAATTTTATGCTTTAGAAGGTTTAGATAAATTATTAAATACTGTAAAACTTATTCAATCTAGATTAAATCCTAATTTATTAATTGAAGGGATTTTAATGACAATGTATGATACTCGTTTACGTTTATCTAATCAGGTGGTTGAAGAAGTAAAAAAACACCTTGGTGACTTAGTTTTTGATGTTATCATTCCGAGAAACATTAAATTAAGTGAAGCACCAAGTTTTGGTGTACCTGTTATTGCTCATGATGCAGTGAGTAAAGGAGCTGTATGCTACCTTAATTTAGCACAAGAAATTTTGACTAAGAACAAAATGACTGCTAAAGCTTAA
- a CDS encoding polysaccharide deacetylase family protein, giving the protein MIQRVGSFVRNKMFPSLTWKKEKGEHPSIYLTFDDGPIPEITPWVLDLLKEYNAKATFFCVGDNIKKYPATYNQVLDEGHTVGNHTFNHLQYWKNGLSKYLKNIDECEKWLNSNDKFIEKKPRKLFRPPHGQIGKKLLQKVLPEYEIIMWHVLTRDYNKNYNEETCLKTAIKLTEDGSIVVFHDSLKAEKNLKYVLPRFLAYFSKKGYEFKSL; this is encoded by the coding sequence ATGATTCAAAGAGTAGGCAGTTTTGTAAGAAACAAAATGTTTCCAAGCTTAACTTGGAAAAAAGAAAAAGGTGAACATCCTAGTATATATCTTACTTTTGATGATGGACCAATACCTGAAATTACTCCTTGGGTTTTAGACCTTTTAAAAGAGTACAATGCTAAGGCTACATTCTTTTGCGTAGGTGATAATATCAAAAAATATCCAGCTACTTACAATCAAGTTTTAGATGAAGGACACACTGTAGGTAACCATACTTTTAATCATCTTCAATATTGGAAAAATGGTTTATCGAAATACCTTAAGAATATTGATGAATGTGAAAAGTGGCTAAATTCTAACGATAAGTTTATTGAGAAAAAGCCAAGAAAACTTTTTAGACCTCCACATGGGCAAATTGGAAAAAAACTTTTACAAAAAGTATTACCTGAATATGAAATAATAATGTGGCATGTTTTAACAAGAGATTATAATAAAAATTACAATGAAGAGACTTGTTTAAAAACAGCAATTAAGCTAACTGAAGATGGTTCTATCGTAGTTTTTCATGATAGTTTAAAAGCAGAAAAAAATTTAAAGTACGTTTTACCTCGCTTTTTAGCATATTTTTCGAAAAAAGGTTACGAATTTAAATCTCTTTAG
- a CDS encoding branched-chain amino acid transaminase, which yields MLKYYDKDTVIFHNGEFIKAEEAKADLFSQSLHYGNGVFDAVRAYDTALGPHIFKAREHYTRFVEAAKTMHLNLDYSVDELVGITYQLLEENGFKDAYVRPLVYASANMDLTPTKTHNIFIAAWRWDKFLGKDLLDITISAYTRPSPYSFNVEAKISGHYINSIVSIAEAKERGFDDAILLDVEGYVAEGTGANFFFEKDGKLFTSKKGHIYPGITREVVFGIAKSLGVEVVEGQFKPEDLNDIDGAFFTGTAAQITGISSIDGKAMNKDWDDTIGCEVFEKYRQFVTQSEYDNYSII from the coding sequence ATGTTAAAATATTATGATAAGGATACAGTAATTTTCCATAACGGAGAATTTATCAAGGCTGAAGAGGCAAAAGCAGATCTTTTTTCGCAGTCTTTGCACTACGGAAACGGAGTATTTGATGCAGTAAGAGCATATGATACAGCCTTAGGTCCACATATTTTTAAAGCAAGAGAACACTACACAAGATTTGTTGAAGCTGCAAAAACAATGCACTTAAACTTAGATTATTCTGTAGATGAACTTGTAGGAATAACATACCAATTACTAGAAGAAAATGGATTCAAAGATGCATACGTTAGACCATTGGTTTATGCGAGTGCAAATATGGATTTGACCCCTACTAAAACGCATAATATTTTTATTGCAGCGTGGAGATGGGATAAATTTTTAGGTAAAGATTTATTAGATATAACAATATCAGCTTATACTCGTCCTAGCCCATATTCTTTTAATGTAGAAGCTAAAATTTCAGGGCACTACATTAATTCAATAGTATCTATTGCAGAAGCGAAGGAAAGAGGTTTTGATGATGCAATTTTACTTGATGTAGAAGGGTATGTTGCAGAAGGAACTGGTGCTAATTTCTTTTTTGAAAAAGATGGTAAACTATTTACCTCAAAGAAAGGACATATATATCCAGGTATAACTCGTGAAGTTGTATTTGGAATAGCAAAAAGTCTTGGTGTTGAAGTAGTTGAAGGACAGTTTAAACCAGAAGATTTAAATGATATCGATGGAGCTTTCTTTACAGGTACAGCAGCACAAATAACAGGTATTAGCAGCATAGATGGTAAAGCCATGAATAAGGATTGGGATGATACCATTGGTTGTGAAGTATTTGAAAAGTACAGACAATTTGTGACACAAAGTGAGTACGACAACTACTCAATTATTTAA
- the ilvD gene encoding dihydroxy-acid dehydratase, whose protein sequence is MAEELNKHSRTITQDDTQPAAQAMLYGIGLKDEDMKKPQIGIASTGYEGNTCNMHLNDLAKIVKVGVQKEGLVGLIFNTIGVSDGITNGTIGMRYSLPSRDIIADSVETVVNGQFYDGLITVVGCDKNMPGAMMAMCRINRPTIMLYGGTIASGCFKNKKLNIVSAFEALGEKIAGTISDEDYRGVIKNAIPGAGACGGMYTANTMASAIEAMGMSLPYSSSNPAVSAEKRAECKNLGASMHHILKLDLKPSDILTKASFENALTVIMALGGSTNATLHMLAIAKAADIKLTLDDIQRVSDKVPFLADLKPSGKYLMEDVFAVGGIPAVMRTLLDWGLIDGTCMTVTGKTIAENLADVKPLGGEQDLLRPQDNPIKSTGHLQILYGNLATEGSVAKITGKEGEKFVGPAKVYNDEFAVIAGIQAGEVSKGDVVVIRYEGPKGGPGMPEMLKPTSAIMGVGLGKDVALITDGRFSGGTHGFVVGHITPEAAVGGNIALVNDGDIITIDAISNQISVAVSDEELAERRKNWVAPEPKFKKGILYKYIKTVSSASEGCVTDEF, encoded by the coding sequence ATGGCAGAGGAGTTAAACAAACACAGCCGCACTATTACACAAGACGATACACAGCCTGCAGCTCAGGCAATGCTATATGGTATTGGACTTAAAGATGAGGATATGAAAAAGCCTCAAATTGGTATTGCAAGTACTGGTTACGAGGGTAATACATGTAATATGCACTTGAATGACCTAGCTAAAATAGTTAAGGTAGGTGTTCAGAAAGAAGGCTTAGTAGGTTTAATATTTAATACAATTGGTGTAAGTGATGGTATCACAAATGGTACTATTGGTATGCGTTACTCGCTTCCATCAAGAGATATTATTGCAGACTCTGTTGAAACTGTAGTAAACGGTCAGTTTTATGATGGTTTAATTACTGTTGTAGGTTGTGATAAGAACATGCCTGGAGCGATGATGGCAATGTGTCGTATTAATCGTCCAACAATTATGTTGTATGGTGGTACTATTGCATCTGGTTGCTTCAAAAATAAAAAATTAAATATTGTATCAGCATTTGAAGCCTTAGGTGAAAAAATAGCAGGTACTATATCTGATGAAGATTATAGAGGGGTAATTAAAAATGCTATTCCTGGTGCAGGTGCTTGCGGAGGTATGTACACAGCAAATACAATGGCTTCGGCAATTGAAGCTATGGGAATGAGTTTACCTTATTCTTCATCAAACCCTGCAGTTAGTGCAGAGAAAAGAGCTGAATGTAAAAATTTAGGTGCTTCAATGCATCATATATTAAAGTTAGATCTTAAGCCTTCAGATATACTTACAAAAGCTTCTTTTGAGAATGCTTTGACAGTAATTATGGCTTTAGGTGGATCAACAAATGCTACATTACATATGTTGGCAATTGCTAAGGCAGCTGATATCAAATTAACTTTAGATGATATTCAAAGAGTTTCTGATAAAGTACCTTTCTTAGCAGACCTTAAACCTTCTGGTAAATATTTAATGGAAGATGTTTTTGCAGTAGGAGGTATTCCTGCAGTAATGAGAACATTATTAGATTGGGGATTAATTGATGGAACTTGTATGACCGTTACAGGAAAAACAATTGCTGAGAATTTAGCAGATGTAAAACCTTTAGGTGGCGAACAAGATTTATTACGTCCTCAAGATAATCCAATTAAATCAACAGGTCACTTACAAATTCTTTATGGAAATTTAGCAACAGAAGGTTCTGTAGCTAAAATTACCGGTAAAGAAGGAGAAAAATTTGTTGGTCCAGCAAAAGTGTATAACGATGAGTTTGCAGTAATTGCAGGAATCCAAGCAGGTGAAGTAAGTAAAGGTGATGTAGTAGTTATTCGTTACGAAGGTCCTAAAGGTGGTCCTGGTATGCCGGAAATGCTTAAACCAACATCAGCTATTATGGGTGTAGGTTTAGGTAAAGATGTAGCATTAATTACTGATGGTCGCTTCTCAGGAGGTACTCACGGTTTTGTAGTGGGGCATATTACTCCAGAAGCTGCAGTTGGTGGTAATATCGCATTAGTGAATGATGGAGATATTATTACAATTGATGCAATAAGTAACCAAATTTCTGTTGCTGTTTCTGATGAAGAATTAGCTGAAAGAAGAAAAAATTGGGTTGCTCCGGAACCAAAATTCAAAAAAGGTATTTTATATAAGTATATAAAGACAGTTTCTTCAGCATCTGAGGGATGTGTAACAGATGAATTTTAA